A DNA window from Helianthus annuus cultivar XRQ/B chromosome 15, HanXRQr2.0-SUNRISE, whole genome shotgun sequence contains the following coding sequences:
- the LOC110914644 gene encoding glutathione S-transferase T2-like: MGEGPYRDLKSISGKWRKMNKCVNDFIGIYNPLYINRPSGSSDEDVLNLAMARWETKNPSFPHLRAWKVLKKEPKWAPIPNEVTTAKRTKTSESGSYSAGGSVARCQIDINDEPEYEEEPVHEIERPGGRDKAKKEAAAKRKGADSSGGAAQVEVAARRRLRKWTS, translated from the coding sequence ATGGGGGAAGGCCCCTACCGTGATCTCAAATCCATATCAGGCAAGTGGCGGAAAATGAACAAGTGCGTGAATGATTTTATCGGGATTTATAACCCACTTTACATCAATCGTCCTAGTGGGAGTAGCGACGAGGACGTTCTTAACCTTGCGATGGCTAGATGGGAAACAAAAAATCCGTCTTTCCCGCACCTCCGAGCATGGAAAGTTTTAAAGAAAGAACCTAAATGGGCGCCGATTCCAAATGAGGTCACAACCGCCAAACGGACTAAAACTTCCGAGTCCGGAAGTTATAGTGCGGGAGGCTCCGTCGCTCGTTGTCAAATCGACATAAACGACGAACCGGAATATGAAGAGGAGCCCGTTCACGAGATCGAACGTCCCGGCGGAAGGGACAAAGCAAAAAAAGAGGCGGCCGCAAAGCGCAAAGGGGCCGACTCGAGTGGAGGGGCAGCTCAGGTGGAGGTGGCGGCTCGAAGGCGTCTTCGAAAATGGACGAGTTAA